Within Acinetobacter sp. LoGeW2-3, the genomic segment GACTTTGGAAGATATTGAGCGATGGCAACCAAAGTATTTGGTCATTGGTCCTGGTCCATGTTCCCCAAGTGAAGCGGGTATTTCCATTCCTGCAATCCAGCACTTTTCTGGCAAGATTCCGCTATTAGGCGTATGTCTGGGCCATCAAAGTATTGGTCAGGCATTTGGTGGCGACATTGTGCGTGCCAAACGTGTCATGCACGGCCGTTTATCTGACATGTACCACAGTGACAAAGGGATTTTCAGTAACC encodes:
- a CDS encoding glutamine amidotransferase-related protein, encoding MTPLLITVQYFGELNQEVKVVRNDAVTLEDIERWQPKYLVIGPGPCSPSEAGISIPAIQHFSGKIPLLGVCLGHQSIGQAFGGDIVRAKRVMHGRLSDMYHSDKGIFSNLLKECRIYLLFYRKTNHAFWNVLEKLNCLR